In a genomic window of Mycolicibacillus parakoreensis:
- a CDS encoding LLM class F420-dependent oxidoreductase yields MVSPVTGPRPPRIGVQLQPEQAPDYALIRDAVRRCEDLGVDIAFNWDHFFPLYGDPDGAHFECWTMLGAWAEQTSRIQIGALVSCNSYRNPDLLADMARTVDHISGGRLILGIGAGWNRRDYREYGYEFGTRGSRIAALGAALPRITARLGRLTPPPAGPLPVLIGGDGERKTLRLVAEHADIWHSFADAERHRRKAAVLAEHCAAVGRDPATIEFSAAVGGDVGSTDPAAVTAEADALADAGVSLLTIATAGPDYDLTGPAALCRWRDRR; encoded by the coding sequence ATGGTTTCTCCCGTGACCGGCCCCCGGCCGCCCCGGATCGGGGTGCAGCTGCAGCCCGAGCAGGCCCCCGACTACGCCCTGATCCGCGACGCGGTGCGCCGCTGCGAAGACCTCGGCGTGGACATCGCGTTCAACTGGGACCACTTCTTCCCGCTCTACGGCGACCCCGACGGCGCGCACTTCGAATGCTGGACGATGCTGGGCGCCTGGGCCGAGCAGACCTCCCGCATCCAGATCGGTGCGCTGGTCAGCTGCAACTCCTACCGCAACCCCGACCTGCTGGCCGACATGGCTCGCACCGTCGACCACATCAGCGGCGGGCGGCTGATCCTGGGCATCGGCGCCGGCTGGAACCGGCGTGACTACCGCGAGTACGGCTACGAGTTCGGCACCCGGGGCAGCCGGATCGCCGCGCTGGGCGCCGCGCTGCCGCGCATCACCGCCCGGCTGGGCCGGCTCACCCCGCCGCCGGCCGGGCCGCTGCCGGTGCTCATCGGCGGCGACGGGGAACGCAAAACGCTGCGGCTGGTCGCCGAGCACGCCGACATCTGGCACAGCTTCGCCGACGCCGAGCGGCATCGGCGCAAGGCCGCGGTGCTCGCCGAGCACTGCGCCGCGGTCGGGCGCGACCCGGCGACCATCGAGTTCTCCGCGGCGGTCGGCGGCGACGTCGGCTCCACCGACCCGGCGGCGGTGACCGCCGAGGCCGACGCGCTCGCCGACGCCGGGGTGAGCCTGCTGACGATCGCCACCGCCGGGCCCGACTACGACCTGACCGGCCCGGCCGCGTTGTGCCGTTGGCGTGACCGCCGCTAG